The following proteins are encoded in a genomic region of Gossypium hirsutum isolate 1008001.06 chromosome D05, Gossypium_hirsutum_v2.1, whole genome shotgun sequence:
- the LOC107903241 gene encoding delta and Notch-like epidermal growth factor-related receptor isoform X2, giving the protein MDNRSLHRTLFSFLFLLFFCLATSTTVTTTSSHVTLNPLQGVFCSVIDCGQGTCQASNNSLLGFDCLCKPGWKKIQIGPFTFPSCLVPNYCDLVWCGDGECVSNGTGYICQCHQGSENLFNSSGLACFKPCYFGADCQGLGLNFPSGNPPPPPPSPSSNSPTSYGNGLKGVSSCSGTLSALTVIMVIAACQTWF; this is encoded by the exons ATGGACAACCGGAGTCTCCATCGCactcttttttctttcctttttcttctctttttttgtttGGCTACCTCAACAACTGTAACCACCACTTCTTCACATGTAACATTAAATCCATTACAAG GTGTTTTCTGCTCGGTTATAGATTGTGGGCAAGGAACATGTCAAGCTTCCAACAACTCACTGCTTGGATTTGACTGCCTTTGCAAACCTGGTTGGAAAAAGATTCAGATCGGTCCTTTCACCTTCCCCTCTTGTCTTGTTCCTAACT ATTGTGATCTTGTTTGGTGCGGTGATGGGGAATGTGTGAGTAATGGAACTGGATATATCTGCCAATGCCATCAAGGCTCTGAGAATTTGTTTAATTCTTCTGGGCTAGCCTGTTTTAAACCAT GTTACTTTGGAGCTGACTGCCAGGGCCTTGGCTTGAATTTTCCCTCTGGGAATCCGCCGCCGCCGCCACCATCACCCTCGTCTAATAGTCCAACCTCATATGGCAATG GATTGAAGGGTGTGTCAAGCTGCTCAGGAACTCTTTCTGCACTGACGGTGATAATGGTAATAGCAGCCTGCCAAACATGGTTTTAG
- the LOC107903241 gene encoding uncharacterized protein isoform X1 — MDNRSLHRTLFSFLFLLFFCLATSTTVTTTSSHVTLNPLQGVFCSVIDCGQGTCQASNNSLLGFDCLCKPGWKKIQIGPFTFPSCLVPNCTVDFDCGKGSPPPPSLPPPPNQTNNCDLVWCGDGECVSNGTGYICQCHQGSENLFNSSGLACFKPCYFGADCQGLGLNFPSGNPPPPPPSPSSNSPTSYGNGLKGVSSCSGTLSALTVIMVIAACQTWF, encoded by the exons ATGGACAACCGGAGTCTCCATCGCactcttttttctttcctttttcttctctttttttgtttGGCTACCTCAACAACTGTAACCACCACTTCTTCACATGTAACATTAAATCCATTACAAG GTGTTTTCTGCTCGGTTATAGATTGTGGGCAAGGAACATGTCAAGCTTCCAACAACTCACTGCTTGGATTTGACTGCCTTTGCAAACCTGGTTGGAAAAAGATTCAGATCGGTCCTTTCACCTTCCCCTCTTGTCTTGTTCCTAACT GCACAGTCGATTTTGATTGCGGCAAAGGATCTCCACCGCCACCTTCTCTTCCACCACCACCAAATCAGACTAACA ATTGTGATCTTGTTTGGTGCGGTGATGGGGAATGTGTGAGTAATGGAACTGGATATATCTGCCAATGCCATCAAGGCTCTGAGAATTTGTTTAATTCTTCTGGGCTAGCCTGTTTTAAACCAT GTTACTTTGGAGCTGACTGCCAGGGCCTTGGCTTGAATTTTCCCTCTGGGAATCCGCCGCCGCCGCCACCATCACCCTCGTCTAATAGTCCAACCTCATATGGCAATG GATTGAAGGGTGTGTCAAGCTGCTCAGGAACTCTTTCTGCACTGACGGTGATAATGGTAATAGCAGCCTGCCAAACATGGTTTTAG